In a single window of the Patescibacteria group bacterium genome:
- the miaA gene encoding tRNA (adenosine(37)-N6)-dimethylallyltransferase MiaA has product MSNQQKIKNKNGLKKKPKIVVILGPNASGKSDLAVALAKKFNGEIISADSRQVYKEMDIGTGKVPLQKKKDGLFYKGIEHYLIDVVSPKKIFTVTDYQKLGKEAIKEILNKNKLPIICGGTGFYIDALIYEYQFPNVKPNPQLRKKLDKLTTEKLFQKLKKLDPKYAKKMDPFNRRRLIRALEIILTLKKPMPPLKKSSPYEVLKIGVYRSAQELKKRIEKRLIKRLEEGMIEEIKKIRQKGVSWKRLYDFGLEYRYISLYLQKKLTYSEMFEQLKTKIWQYARRQMIWFRKDSEIRWISNIKTAERLIKKFLE; this is encoded by the coding sequence ATGTCTAATCAACAAAAAATAAAAAATAAAAATGGTTTAAAAAAGAAACCAAAAATTGTAGTTATTTTAGGCCCTAATGCTTCAGGAAAATCGGATCTAGCTGTAGCTTTAGCAAAAAAATTTAACGGTGAAATTATATCGGCTGATTCGCGGCAAGTTTATAAGGAAATGGATATTGGAACTGGCAAAGTGCCATTACAGAAGAAAAAAGATGGTCTTTTTTATAAAGGTATAGAACATTATCTTATTGACGTTGTTTCCCCTAAAAAAATTTTTACTGTAACTGATTATCAAAAATTGGGAAAAGAAGCTATTAAAGAAATTTTAAATAAAAATAAATTACCAATTATTTGTGGAGGCACAGGTTTTTATATTGATGCTTTAATTTATGAATATCAATTTCCCAACGTCAAACCAAATCCTCAATTAAGAAAAAAGTTGGATAAATTAACAACCGAGAAATTATTTCAAAAACTCAAAAAATTAGACCCAAAATATGCTAAAAAAATGGATCCATTTAATCGTCGACGTCTTATTAGAGCTTTAGAAATTATTTTAACACTTAAAAAACCCATGCCGCCGCTTAAAAAATCATCGCCATATGAAGTTTTAAAAATTGGTGTTTATCGTTCAGCGCAAGAATTAAAAAAACGAATTGAAAAACGTTTAATTAAAAGATTAGAGGAAGGGATGATTGAAGAAATAAAAAAAATCCGTCAAAAAGGAGTTTCATGGAAAAGATTATATGATTTTGGATTAGAATACCGCTATATCAGTTTATATTTACAAAAGAAATTAACTTATTCAGAAATGTTTGAACAATTAAAAACCAAAATCTGGCAGTATGCTCGCCGCCAGATGATTTGGTTTAGGAAAGATAGTGAAATTAGATGGATATCAAATATCAAAACAGCAGAAAGGCTAATTAAAAAATTTCTAGAATAA
- a CDS encoding DNA polymerase III subunit alpha: MKKFTHLHVHSHYSLLDGLAKIDELVLYAKELGYDALALTDHGAMYGIPEFYKTATANGIKPILGVEVYVALENRFQKRAKIDSKSYHLTLLAKNYQGYKNLMKLITRAHLEGFYYKPRVDKELLEEYKEGVIALSGCLAGEIPRKILANRLDEAEEKIKEYQKIFGEDFYLEINYHPKIEESRIIKEQLIKLSKKFNIPAVATYDTHYLKPEDAEAHDILLAVQTGNKVFEEDRLTLSADDFSLCSQQTIGELFYDFPEAIENTQLIVDKCDVQLEFGKTLLPYFEVPLGETPESYLKKLCEENLPKRYKNITPEILQRFNYELEIIQKTGFASYFLIVQDFVNWAKSNGIVVGPGRGSAAGSIVSYLLNITDIDPIKYNLLFERFLNPERIQMPDIDMDFADTRRDEVVQYLRNKYGENRVAQIITFGTMAARAAVRDAGRALGLSYSFCDTIAKLIPFNATLDEALNNVIELKNLYERDQDVKKLIDSAKKLEGVARHASIHACGIVITREEITNYTPLQRAPQDENSIITQYDMYSLESLGLLKMDLLGLRNLTIIEDALNLIEKINNVKVDFNNIDEKDKKTFELLQKGETIGVFQLESAGMRRYLKELKPNDMEDLIAMISLYRPGPMDLIPQYIARKYGREKITYLHPKLEPILKPTHGIAIYQEQLLQIARDLAGFTLGEADILRRAIGKKIKSLLDAQKQKLIQGMVERGISQEIAEKIWNFIEPFAEYGFNRSHSASYAQIAFRTAYLKTHYPLEFMAALMNNEAVETERTAELVNECRRMKIEILPPDINESFEKFSVVKEKGAIRFGLLAIKNVGAAIVADIIRERKNNGTFKDIKDFLQRICHKDLNKKSLESLIKAGVFDSLAERGELLDNLDNLLEYNQEVKKISISPQVNLFSKEMSFPALRLKKSDYMSLEQKLKYEKELMGIYISDHPVKKYEEKFRKIGIYPLSQISEKLINKKVKIGGVITDIKKILTKNGRSMLTVIIEDTSSNGEITVFPDTLEKTLTFWKKDSIIILEGRVNKNNDHLNIVCEKILAYK; the protein is encoded by the coding sequence ATGAAAAAGTTTACTCATTTACATGTTCATAGTCATTATTCTTTGCTTGATGGCTTGGCAAAAATTGATGAACTGGTTTTGTATGCCAAAGAATTAGGATATGATGCTTTGGCTTTGACCGATCATGGTGCAATGTATGGCATTCCCGAGTTTTATAAAACCGCCACCGCAAATGGAATTAAACCAATTTTAGGTGTTGAGGTTTATGTTGCGTTGGAAAATCGTTTTCAAAAAAGAGCAAAAATTGACAGCAAAAGCTATCATCTAACACTTTTAGCCAAAAATTATCAGGGTTATAAAAATTTAATGAAATTAATTACCCGCGCGCATTTGGAAGGTTTTTATTACAAACCGCGCGTTGATAAAGAATTATTGGAAGAGTATAAAGAAGGTGTTATTGCTTTATCAGGCTGTTTGGCTGGCGAAATTCCAAGAAAAATCTTGGCTAATCGTTTAGATGAAGCTGAAGAAAAAATTAAAGAATATCAAAAAATTTTTGGTGAAGATTTTTATTTAGAAATTAATTATCATCCCAAAATCGAAGAATCAAGAATTATTAAAGAGCAACTCATTAAATTGAGCAAAAAATTTAATATCCCAGCGGTTGCTACTTATGACACTCATTATTTAAAACCTGAGGATGCCGAAGCACATGATATTTTGCTAGCGGTTCAAACAGGTAATAAAGTTTTTGAAGAAGACCGACTTACTTTAAGCGCTGATGATTTTTCATTGTGCTCTCAGCAAACAATTGGAGAATTATTTTATGATTTCCCAGAAGCAATTGAAAATACGCAATTAATTGTTGATAAATGCGATGTTCAATTGGAGTTTGGCAAAACGCTTCTCCCCTATTTTGAAGTGCCGCTTGGTGAAACGCCAGAATCTTATTTAAAAAAATTGTGCGAAGAAAATTTACCAAAAAGATATAAAAATATAACACCTGAAATTCTTCAGCGATTTAATTATGAATTGGAAATTATTCAAAAAACTGGTTTTGCTTCTTATTTCTTAATTGTTCAGGATTTTGTTAATTGGGCAAAATCGAATGGTATTGTTGTAGGCCCAGGTCGCGGTTCAGCTGCTGGCTCAATTGTTTCGTATTTGCTCAATATTACCGATATTGATCCAATAAAATATAACCTTCTTTTTGAGCGCTTTTTAAATCCCGAAAGAATTCAGATGCCTGATATTGATATGGATTTTGCTGATACGCGCCGCGATGAGGTTGTTCAATATTTAAGAAATAAATACGGCGAAAATCGCGTGGCGCAAATTATTACTTTTGGAACAATGGCAGCTAGAGCGGCTGTGCGCGATGCTGGAAGAGCGTTAGGATTAAGCTATAGCTTCTGCGACACTATTGCTAAACTCATTCCATTTAACGCAACTTTAGATGAAGCTTTAAACAATGTTATTGAACTAAAAAATTTATATGAACGCGACCAAGATGTAAAAAAATTAATTGACTCGGCTAAAAAATTGGAGGGTGTTGCTCGTCATGCTTCTATCCATGCTTGTGGCATTGTCATTACTCGCGAAGAAATCACTAATTACACTCCACTGCAACGCGCTCCGCAAGATGAAAATTCCATCATCACGCAGTATGACATGTACTCTTTGGAATCGTTAGGTCTTTTAAAAATGGATTTATTGGGTTTGCGTAATTTAACAATTATTGAAGACGCATTGAATTTAATCGAAAAAATTAATAATGTAAAGGTTGATTTTAATAACATTGACGAAAAAGATAAAAAAACTTTTGAGTTGCTTCAAAAAGGAGAAACAATTGGTGTTTTTCAATTAGAAAGTGCGGGCATGCGACGGTATCTTAAAGAATTAAAACCGAACGATATGGAAGATTTAATTGCTATGATTTCACTTTATCGTCCTGGTCCGATGGATCTTATTCCGCAATATATCGCTCGAAAATATGGCCGTGAAAAAATAACTTATTTACATCCCAAACTTGAACCAATTCTTAAACCAACCCATGGTATTGCTATTTACCAGGAGCAATTATTACAGATTGCCCGCGATTTAGCAGGATTTACATTGGGCGAAGCTGATATTTTAAGACGCGCTATTGGCAAAAAAATAAAATCTCTTTTGGATGCGCAGAAACAAAAATTAATTCAAGGAATGGTGGAACGCGGAATTTCACAAGAAATCGCCGAGAAAATTTGGAATTTTATTGAACCCTTTGCTGAATATGGATTTAATCGAAGTCATAGCGCTTCTTATGCTCAAATTGCTTTTCGCACCGCCTATTTAAAAACGCATTATCCTTTGGAATTTATGGCGGCTTTAATGAATAATGAAGCAGTAGAGACAGAACGCACTGCTGAATTAGTTAATGAATGCCGCAGGATGAAAATTGAAATTTTGCCGCCAGATATTAATGAAAGCTTTGAAAAATTTTCCGTTGTAAAAGAAAAAGGCGCTATTCGTTTTGGGTTATTAGCAATTAAAAATGTGGGCGCGGCAATTGTGGCAGATATTATTAGAGAAAGAAAAAATAATGGAACTTTTAAAGATATAAAAGATTTTTTGCAGCGCATCTGTCATAAAGATTTAAATAAAAAGTCATTGGAAAGTTTAATTAAAGCCGGTGTTTTTGATTCATTGGCTGAGCGAGGAGAATTGCTTGACAATTTAGATAATTTGCTTGAATATAACCAAGAAGTGAAAAAAATCTCTATTAGTCCGCAAGTTAATCTTTTTAGCAAAGAAATGTCATTTCCTGCCCTGCGCTTGAAAAAATCTGATTATATGTCATTAGAACAAAAATTAAAATACGAAAAGGAATTGATGGGTATTTATATTTCTGACCATCCTGTAAAAAAATATGAGGAAAAGTTTAGAAAAATTGGCATTTATCCTTTGTCTCAAATTTCTGAAAAATTAATAAATAAAAAGGTTAAAATTGGAGGTGTTATCACTGATATTAAAAAAATTTTAACCAAAAATGGCCGTTCAATGTTAACTGTTATAATAGAAGATACCAGCAGCAATGGAGAAATTACTGTTTTCCCTGATACACTCGAAAAAACCTTAACTTTCTGGAAAAAAGATAGTATAATCATCCTTGAAGGTCGGGTAAATAAAAATAACGATCATTTAAATATCGTTTGCGAAAAAATTTTAGCTTATAAATAA
- the thrS gene encoding threonine--tRNA ligase, translated as MNKNEKNLEKIRHSLSHIMAAAVSQLYPNVKFGIGPIIENGFYYDFDFGKEKIDESILLKLEKMIRDLLNNDLKFKKELVTYAKAKKIFQNQPYKLELIEELKKQKKPISIYRTLNGKQEIFVDLCAGPHVASTKVIKKDAFKLERLAGAYWRGDEKNPMLIRIYGLAFNTKTELENYLKTLEEAKKRDHRILGQQLDLFSFHEEFGPGLVYWHPKGGLIRVIMENFWREAHLKNGYDIVFTPHVGKSDLWKISGHLNFYRENMYSPMKIDEDEYFIKPMNCPFHIQIYKTKIRSYKDLPLRWAELGTVYRYEKAGVLHGLLRVRGFTQDDAHLICTPEQMPSEIKKVLDFSIYILRSFGFNDFAIYLSTKPKDAIGNNKKWDDATKALEKAIKSSKLPYKVDKGGGAFYGPKIDIKVKDALGREWQCSTIQFDFNMPEKFEMRYIDKNGKPQQPYMIHRALMGSLERFFGALLEHYAGALPFWLAPIQIKILPVSDKFNHFAYQLKEKFEENNFRVEIDDSNETISKRIRNAEIEKIPYILVVGQKEMDSGQLPIRERSNPEIKLMNIENFIEICKQQIPKPKKL; from the coding sequence ATGAACAAAAATGAAAAAAATTTAGAAAAAATTCGACATTCTTTGAGTCATATAATGGCTGCGGCTGTTTCTCAACTTTATCCCAATGTTAAATTTGGAATAGGGCCGATTATTGAAAATGGTTTTTATTATGATTTTGATTTTGGTAAAGAAAAAATTGATGAATCGATTCTTTTAAAGTTAGAAAAAATGATAAGAGATTTATTAAATAACGACCTAAAATTCAAAAAGGAATTGGTTACTTATGCAAAGGCTAAAAAAATATTTCAAAATCAACCTTATAAATTAGAATTAATAGAAGAATTAAAAAAACAAAAGAAACCCATCTCTATTTATAGAACTCTTAATGGCAAACAAGAAATTTTTGTAGATTTATGCGCTGGCCCGCATGTTGCCTCAACAAAAGTTATTAAAAAAGACGCTTTTAAATTAGAACGATTAGCTGGCGCTTACTGGCGCGGAGACGAAAAAAATCCAATGCTTATTCGTATTTATGGATTGGCTTTTAACACTAAAACAGAATTAGAAAATTATTTAAAAACATTAGAAGAAGCCAAAAAACGCGACCATCGAATTTTAGGACAACAACTGGATTTATTTAGTTTTCATGAAGAATTCGGCCCAGGATTGGTCTATTGGCACCCTAAAGGAGGATTGATTCGAGTAATTATGGAGAACTTCTGGCGAGAAGCCCATTTAAAAAATGGGTATGATATTGTTTTTACTCCGCACGTTGGTAAATCAGATTTATGGAAAATCAGCGGGCACCTAAATTTTTATCGAGAAAATATGTACTCGCCAATGAAAATTGATGAGGATGAATATTTCATTAAACCAATGAATTGTCCTTTTCATATTCAAATATACAAAACGAAAATTCGCTCTTACAAAGATTTACCGTTGCGCTGGGCTGAATTAGGAACTGTTTATCGTTATGAAAAAGCTGGTGTTCTCCATGGATTATTACGCGTGCGTGGCTTTACGCAGGATGATGCACACTTGATTTGTACGCCGGAACAAATGCCAAGTGAAATTAAAAAAGTTTTGGATTTTTCTATTTATATATTGCGGAGTTTTGGTTTTAATGACTTCGCAATTTATCTTTCAACAAAACCAAAAGATGCTATCGGCAATAATAAAAAATGGGATGACGCAACCAAAGCATTAGAAAAAGCCATTAAAAGTTCGAAGTTGCCTTATAAAGTTGATAAAGGAGGTGGTGCTTTTTATGGCCCCAAAATTGACATTAAAGTCAAAGATGCATTGGGACGCGAATGGCAATGTTCAACAATTCAATTTGATTTTAATATGCCAGAAAAATTTGAAATGCGCTATATTGATAAAAACGGCAAACCTCAGCAACCTTATATGATTCATCGAGCACTAATGGGTTCTTTGGAAAGATTTTTTGGCGCTCTCCTCGAACATTACGCCGGTGCCCTACCCTTCTGGCTTGCGCCTATCCAAATTAAAATCTTACCCGTGAGCGATAAATTTAATCATTTCGCCTATCAATTAAAAGAAAAGTTTGAAGAAAATAATTTTCGTGTTGAAATTGATGACAGTAATGAAACCATTAGCAAACGCATCAGAAACGCCGAAATAGAAAAAATTCCTTATATTCTTGTTGTTGGTCAGAAAGAAATGGATTCTGGTCAGTTGCCAATCCGCGAACGCTCTAATCCAGAAATAAAATTGATGAATATTGAAAACTTTATTGAAATTTGTAAACAACAAATACCCAAACCAAAAAAACTTTAA